CGTAAAACTTATGTAATACCAGGAAACACGAAGTTCGTATATTATAGGAATTTTGGCTGGCAGGAAAAATTATTATATTTTTCTTCCGATGATCAGGCTCGTGTTGAAATTCGTGTCTTTGCGGGAAAATTTTGAAAACCCGGCGCTTTTCATCCAGCCTCTGACGTCCGGTTCGGTGTAAGTGTCGCCGGATTCGGTGCCGACAAGCATGTTAAGGCTGAAGAAGGCGCCGAAGGCGGGGCTTGTCCTTTCTTCATCCATGATAAAATCCTGCACGACAATCTGCCCGTTCGGGTTAAGGGATTTATAGCATTTTTTTATCAACATATTATTCTCCTTCGGGGAGTTGCTGTGAATGACGGCGGAAAGAAAAACCAAATCAAAACCTTTGGGCAGTTCGTCATTGATATAGTTTCCCGGCATTGTGTTAATTTTATCCGAAAGTTTTTCCTTCTCAACATACATTTGCGTGATGGAAATAACATTATCGAGGTCAAACACGGTTGATTTTATGCCGTCTTTCGCCCTTACAAACGCCATTGAAAAAACTCCCGAGCCGCCCCCGACATCCAGGACGGTCCTCACGTCTTTTAAATCCAGCATGGATATCACGCCCGGCGCCTGCCTGTCCCCCCGTTCATGCATCGCCGCGATAAACCCCGTTAATGAATCACCGTCTCTTTCGCTTATATTTTGAAACACCGAGGGTCTTCCCAGGCGGACCGACTTCGTCAAAGTGCTCCAGTTGTTCCACAGGTGAAGAAAGTGCGTTAAACCCTGCATGTATCCGGGGCTTCCTTTAACAAGAAACCTCAAACCGGAAGGTGTGTTCGAAAATTTTCCATCCTTCTTTTTTAAAAGGCCTATAGCGCAAAGCGCGTTCATTAAACGGTCAAGGCTGCGGCTGTCTGTCCCAAGGGCCCTTGCCACCTCACTGGAGGACTTTGCTTTATCCCCGAGCGCCGTAAAAACATCAAGTTCATACGCGGTCAGAAAAATCCTGCTTTTCTGGAAACTCAAGCCAAGTTCTCTTATATCCATCGGAGTAAATTCTATGTTTTTCATTTTAATCTCCCGGTTTTTTTATTCTATCCTTTTCCCCGCGATAAATTCCTCATTCATTTTATACGCCTCATCATCCGTAAACTGTCTCGGCGGATGTTTCATAAAATATGAAGACGGCGAGAACAGTACCCCGCCTATACCCCTGTCTATCGCGAGTCCCGCACACCTTATCGCGTCGATTACTACACCCGCCGAATTAGGCGAATCCTCAACGGACAACCGCAATTCCAGGTTTATGGGAATATCCCCGAACGTCCTTCCTTCGATACGTATAAACGCCACTTTATTGTCCTTCTGCCACGGGACATAATCGCTCGGCCCGATATGGATATTTTCCGCTTCAAGCCGTTCAGCCAAAACAGACTGTACCGCCTCCGTCTTGGATTTCTTTTTCGAGGTAAGCCTGTTTATGTTCATCATATTGAGAAAATCCGTGTTGCCGCCGGTATTCAGCTGGTAGGTCCTGTCTATTTTTACGCCTCTTTTCTTGAAAAGCGAAGCCAGTGTCCTGTGGGTAATCGTCGCGCCGAGCTGGGACTTTATGTCATCGCCTATTATAGGAATATTTTTCTTTCTAAATTTTTCTTGCCATTTTGGATCGCTTGCAATAAAAACAGGCATGTTATTTATAAAGCCAACCCCTGCCGAAAGAGCGCATTCGGCGTAAAACCTTACTGCCTTTTCGGAGCCCACTGGAAGGTAATTCAGCAATACCTTTGCCCCCGATTCCTTTAAAACCTTCACAATGTCTTTTTTCTCCGCCTCCTTTTCACTGCCTGGGACAAACCTGTATTTTTCATCATAATTTTTCATGTGTTCGGACACGCCGTCAAGTATTTTTCCCATCTTCACATAAACTTTTGCCACAGGGATTTCAGGGCAAAACCTTTTCGTGCAGTTCGGCAGGGCGAATATGGCTTCCGAAACATCCTTTCCCACTTTTCTTTTGTCGATATCAAAGGCGGCCGCCACTTCGATATCAAACGGCTTATACCCGCCTATGTCCCAGTGCATCAGGCCGTTGACGTCTTCTTTTTGTTTTGTTTTATAATATTCAATCCCCTGGATTAAAGAACTCGCGCAATTGCCGATCCCGGCAATCGCAATTTTTATTTTTTTCACAAAATCACCTCCTAAAGGTTTCTGTTTTTTCTATTCCGCTATCCGCGCTAAAAATGACCACAAGCTAAAAGAAAAACTCCTGACAAACTTTGGTATCCTTATACCCAGGATACTTGTTGACCATTCCAATTCATTTGTGTCGCAAATTGTCGACACATTGTAACTGTCCATTTTTTTCTTAAGTTTCGCGAACGCCTCATTTCTTTCCGGTTCATCGCTTGTCATCAAGATCCTGTCGATAGTTGAACAAAGCTCCATCGCCTTTAAAATCCTGTTTTCGAGTCTCAAACACTCTTTTTTTGACACAAGGCCGTATATGAATTTTAACCGGTTCAATTCAAGCCCCGCTTCGTAAGAACTTTCAACAATGTCGTGGCGTGAAAGCCACCTGGTTTCGTAATTCAGCATATATTTCCAGCTCGGTTTAAGAAGCGCCTGTCTGTGTTCTTCCAGTGTCCTGTAAAAAATCTTATAGCCGTATTGCTCCGGATTTTCAAACACCATCGAACCCGGGTCGATAAACGGGGCAAGCGGCGATATGTATAAAGCGATCTTTTTTGACGCCGCGAATTTTGAAAGCAGGTATCCGCAGTATTTCACCGTGTCCCTGATTGATTCCCTTGTCTGCTCCGGCAGCCCCGTCATGAAAAAGATATCCAGCCTTTTTATGCCGAGCTTAATGGCCTCTTCGATCATCTCCTCGGCCTCCGCGTTCCCAAACGGCCTGCCGAATGCCCGCCGGATTCTCTCGTCATGCGATTGCAGTGAAAGCTGGATGTTAAAATTAGGCACCGCCCCCGCGATTTCCTTCAACTGCTCTTTATCGGGCGGGACGAAAAATTCGAATATAATCTGGTTTGAAATTCTCGCGTCTGAAAACTCTTTCAAAAGAGCGCGCGTGTATTCCTCGCCGTTCTGGAAAATATCCCCGACAAGAAAAATGGGGCCTTTTATAAACCGAGTAAGGGCTCTTATCTCCTTCCCGACTTCCGCGGCGGACTTGTAAACCGTTTCTTTCCGGTTGCAGTAATTTTTATAAAATTCCTTGGACCCGCCGCAAACCTTGCAGTTGCAGTTGCAGCCCCGGCATAAAACGATAACAGCGATGGGATAGGCCACCCAGTTAATAAATGGCAGGTATCCCGAAAAATCAAAATTCTTCAGCGCCTGCAGAAATATATGCTTATAATCTATATTTATTCCTTCCAGGCTTTTAGGGATATAATCAAACGGGTTAAAAACCGTGTTTTGTTTTTTATCGCGCCAGCAAAGGTTGGGAATATGTTCAAACCCGTCGCCGGTCTTCAATGAAATAATAAGCCTTTCCAAAAGCACTTCTGTTGAATCTCCCCTGATACAATAATCAATAAAGGGGTATTCCATCAATTCCTTATAGTAATATGTGGCTGATAACCCGCCAAAAACCACCTTTGAACCCGGGTGAAAGTTTTTTACAAGTTTGGCCACCTCAATACTGCCGTGCGCGTGCGGGAGCCAGTGCAGGTCAATTCCAAAAATACGGCTGTCGAGTTTCCGCAAAAATTTTTCAGCGTCAAACCCCGGGTTATGGAGCATCTTCAGCGCCAGGTTAACGATCCGGACCCTGAAACCCTTGTTTGTCAGATACCTTGAAATCGTCGTGAACCCTATCGGATACATCTCAAATATCGGGGTCGAAGGAACAACATCGCTTATGGGCCCGTACATAATCGGGTTCTTGCGAAAGTCATAAACGCTTGGCGCGTGCAGGAGAACAAGGTCATACTTGTAATTATCTTTCATTTTTGAAAACATTTTATCCCTCCACCTGATACGTTGACATCATCATCCCGCCGGGAAATAAACAAACAAAACATCCCAAACCATATGCACAAAAACCGCCGCCCATAACCCCGACTTTTTATAAACAAATCCCCAGATATAAGCCAGGGAGAAATCCACAAGCCCGGACACGGGGCCCAGTGTGACGGCCCTCGCACCGCTTATGGCCGACGCTAAAAAAACAGCGCTGTTATCTTTAAAATATAAATTAAGCGTGTTTTGAATATACACGCGGTAAAATATCTCAACTGCCAAAACAATAATAATTACGCCTGAAACAGATACTAAAATATTTATTTCATGCCAGGGCCGCACAAAATACTGCCACAGGCTAAGGTCAATAATCCCCTGCAGGTTTTTGTTCCTGCTGATTATAAAGCTTGAAAATTTCATGAGCTGGTAAAGAAAAATCATTGATATTACACCAAAAAATAAATATTTAGATTCTTTAACTTTTTGCTGTTCAATCTTTAAAAGAAATTCCCTTCCCAAAAAACCGCCGGTTATTAAAATCAAACAAAAATATGCAATATTGGCATAAGGCCTTACTCCCGGCACACGGTAAACCGCATAATATAAAATCACAACCGGAATATTTATTAAAAACAACGTTATTAAATCCTTCTTTTTCGTCATATTCTCTCTTTTTTGTTCTTATTCCCATGCCACATGCTCTTTGCCCCATGCTTTTAATAGTATCCTACCTCTTTCATTAATTTATCAACAACTTCCTTATACTCCTTATTCGCCTTTTTGAATTCTTCGGCCGCTTCATCCTGTTTTCCTTCATCCTGTTTTATTTCCGCTAACTTATGATGCACATACGCCTTATTCGGATTTATACCAATATTATGGGCACCGACACTCATAACTTTCTGTTTTTCCGGGCTGAGAAAGATTTCTACGGCCTTAGCAAAACTTTCCGCCGCTTTAACCCTGTCACTATTTTTCAAATGAGCTAATCCCAGTCCGTAATACGCGTCTGCTGACGAAGGCATATTCTGGATAACGATATTAAATTCCCTGACTGCTTCAGCCAGCCTGTTCCCGTCTTTGCACGCGATAGCATAATTATAATGCGCTATCATATTGCTGGAATCAAGGTCCAGAGCCTGAAGGAAAAAATTGGTCGCCTTATCCAAATCGTCTTTCTTGGAATAAAAAATACCCATTAAAATATTCGCGTCCGCGTATCCCGGATCTTCTTTAAGCGCGGTTTCAAGCTTAGGGAGGGCCTGGCTTATCAATCCCTTTTTATATAACTGCAGGGCCATATTGTAATAAAATCCCGCCTTGCCTTTTGGCTGATAACCCTCCGGCGCTTTTGTTATAACCTGTTCTATCCCAAGCGCCGTTTCAATTGCCCGGCGGACAATCTTCTCTCCCGACAGCGCCGGGAAACCCGGAATTAACGCGGAGACAAGACCCTCTTTGTCAATTATTATCAAACTGGGAATGGTCATTACCCCGAATTTATTATATATCTCGAGACCCTTATCGA
This window of the bacterium genome carries:
- a CDS encoding TIGR04190 family B12-binding domain/radical SAM domain protein, whose amino-acid sequence is MFSKMKDNYKYDLVLLHAPSVYDFRKNPIMYGPISDVVPSTPIFEMYPIGFTTISRYLTNKGFRVRIVNLALKMLHNPGFDAEKFLRKLDSRIFGIDLHWLPHAHGSIEVAKLVKNFHPGSKVVFGGLSATYYYKELMEYPFIDYCIRGDSTEVLLERLIISLKTGDGFEHIPNLCWRDKKQNTVFNPFDYIPKSLEGINIDYKHIFLQALKNFDFSGYLPFINWVAYPIAVIVLCRGCNCNCKVCGGSKEFYKNYCNRKETVYKSAAEVGKEIRALTRFIKGPIFLVGDIFQNGEEYTRALLKEFSDARISNQIIFEFFVPPDKEQLKEIAGAVPNFNIQLSLQSHDERIRRAFGRPFGNAEAEEMIEEAIKLGIKRLDIFFMTGLPEQTRESIRDTVKYCGYLLSKFAASKKIALYISPLAPFIDPGSMVFENPEQYGYKIFYRTLEEHRQALLKPSWKYMLNYETRWLSRHDIVESSYEAGLELNRLKFIYGLVSKKECLRLENRILKAMELCSTIDRILMTSDEPERNEAFAKLKKKMDSYNVSTICDTNELEWSTSILGIRIPKFVRSFSFSLWSFLARIAE
- a CDS encoding methyltransferase, whose product is MKNIEFTPMDIRELGLSFQKSRIFLTAYELDVFTALGDKAKSSSEVARALGTDSRSLDRLMNALCAIGLLKKKDGKFSNTPSGLRFLVKGSPGYMQGLTHFLHLWNNWSTLTKSVRLGRPSVFQNISERDGDSLTGFIAAMHERGDRQAPGVISMLDLKDVRTVLDVGGGSGVFSMAFVRAKDGIKSTVFDLDNVISITQMYVEKEKLSDKINTMPGNYINDELPKGFDLVFLSAVIHSNSPKENNMLIKKCYKSLNPNGQIVVQDFIMDEERTSPAFGAFFSLNMLVGTESGDTYTEPDVRGWMKSAGFSKFSRKDTNFNTSLIIGRKI
- a CDS encoding CPBP family intramembrane glutamic endopeptidase produces the protein MTKKKDLITLFLINIPVVILYYAVYRVPGVRPYANIAYFCLILITGGFLGREFLLKIEQQKVKESKYLFFGVISMIFLYQLMKFSSFIISRNKNLQGIIDLSLWQYFVRPWHEINILVSVSGVIIIVLAVEIFYRVYIQNTLNLYFKDNSAVFLASAISGARAVTLGPVSGLVDFSLAYIWGFVYKKSGLWAAVFVHMVWDVLFVYFPAG
- a CDS encoding inositol-3-phosphate synthase, whose amino-acid sequence is MKKIKIAIAGIGNCASSLIQGIEYYKTKQKEDVNGLMHWDIGGYKPFDIEVAAAFDIDKRKVGKDVSEAIFALPNCTKRFCPEIPVAKVYVKMGKILDGVSEHMKNYDEKYRFVPGSEKEAEKKDIVKVLKESGAKVLLNYLPVGSEKAVRFYAECALSAGVGFINNMPVFIASDPKWQEKFRKKNIPIIGDDIKSQLGATITHRTLASLFKKRGVKIDRTYQLNTGGNTDFLNMMNINRLTSKKKSKTEAVQSVLAERLEAENIHIGPSDYVPWQKDNKVAFIRIEGRTFGDIPINLELRLSVEDSPNSAGVVIDAIRCAGLAIDRGIGGVLFSPSSYFMKHPPRQFTDDEAYKMNEEFIAGKRIE
- a CDS encoding redoxin domain-containing protein translates to MKTKIGRITLAISFLTFLFIIFFIPANGQAFKRLKENEPIANFKLKDIQGKEYSIDSFKGKSAVAVLFWANPNLRSAMELEYLQKLYDKYHSEKGLEILSIYSPRGQEAIPDDEITEALGVTLDTKITYPVLLDKGLEIYNKFGVMTIPSLIIIDKEGLVSALIPGFPALSGEKIVRRAIETALGIEQVITKAPEGYQPKGKAGFYYNMALQLYKKGLISQALPKLETALKEDPGYADANILMGIFYSKKDDLDKATNFFLQALDLDSSNMIAHYNYAIACKDGNRLAEAVREFNIVIQNMPSSADAYYGLGLAHLKNSDRVKAAESFAKAVEIFLSPEKQKVMSVGAHNIGINPNKAYVHHKLAEIKQDEGKQDEAAEEFKKANKEYKEVVDKLMKEVGYY